Below is a window of Photobacterium atrarenae DNA.
CGACGCAAGACCCTTTAACAGGATTAGTCAATCGACGCTACCTTGATGATTATTTGCTTGACTCCAAAACTATACGCTGGATAGCTATTATTGATGTGGACGACTTCAAGCAGGTCAACGATGTTTTCGGCCACCATGTCGGCGACTCCGTGCTATCTACCGTGGCCCGTTGCCTCGAGCACGTTGCGCACTCCGGTGATGTGGTTGGGCGTTGGGGGGGAGAGGAGTTTTTGTTTTCCATCAATGAAATGGATGCTTTCAAGGCCCAGAAAAAAGTGGCTGACTTATTGCGGCAAGTATCGGCGCATGATTTCGGTATCGGACGTCCTGTGACCGTCAGTATCGGTTTGGCGCTTCATCAGCCAGGGCAGCATAGAAGTGCGCTGTTGCTCGCTGATGAAGCGCTGTACCGGGCGAAAGCCTCAGGCAAAAACCAGTTCTGCCTTGCGAATGACAAGTTCGATTACGCAATATGAAGCGGGTTGTATTTCACCGGTGTCATATCCTGCATGATATCACCCATGGTTTGGGATGCCCTGAATTGTGCGTCCAGCGTGATAGCTCGCGCTTGTTTCAGTGATTTAGGGATCTCCACCCAAACCGTTTGAATATTATTGTTACTCTGCAGATAGTAGCGTTTGTGATGGCAATCACTGATGTTGGTCCACAAAGTAAATGAGTTAAACGTAATCCCGGCTTTTTTCTCGAGGCATTCTTCCAGGTTCATTGGATGGAGCGCTTCAAAGCCTTGCGGGACCTTGCAAGGTGAGATCATCGCGCCTACCTGGGCGACACGGTCAACGTTCTGCAGGTCCGTATTTTGTAGCATACGATAGTAACTGGCGCGTTCGAAACGCTGCACGGATGTATGCCCGCCGGGAACTGTAAAGACCGGGGTGTTATTTAAAGTGTCGGTCTGATTCCACTGATAGCGCCAGTATGTCGCGAGTTCGAGCTGGGTCTGATAATCCGGCTCGTTGGTCATAACTGTATTCTGACGATCATGATAGATGGTCAGTTTGCCCTGATGCACTTCCAGAATGGCTGAATCCCCCCGGTGATCAGAGATCGCCGCATGCAATTGTGCGGGCGCGTTCGGGTCTCCGGGAACATTGCTGCCGAACAGGCAAATATCAATTTCTCGGGCGGGAGAAGAAAAATAGCTCACCACTTCCTGAACACTGGCAAACCGGTCAAGGATAAATTGTCCCCAACGCAGTACACTCAGCCCTTTTTCATTCTCGGTTAACGGGCCTTGATGAAAACTGCTATTGGTATCGTAGAGCACATTGGCGACAAGCCCTTTTTCATTCATTCCGTCACAGAAACCAAAACCGTTGTCCTGGTCACCGAGCAACGTGGCAACACTGGTGTACTTGACCTTCCATTTCAGTACTTGGCTTTTGCATAAGCCTTCTTTTTTCCGTTCAGATTTACTCATGCCTATTGCCTGTCCACCGGCTGGAGTTAGCAACAGGGTCGCATTCAGATGAAACTCCCAATCCATGTTGCGAGCCACGGCGACGTGCTTGTTGTCAATATTGTTGAGAATGCGAGTACACATATCTATCTGTTTTCCTTGTTGTTAGATAGTACAAACGCCAGTATGGGAAGTTATGGCCACTAAAGTCAAATCTATCAATTTCTTGGCAAGTGCCACTTGCTGGGGAAATTCGTAGCTTTGGCATACTTACGCAGAGGAAGGCTCATGTTAAATTGCGCTAATTGAGGTTTCTTGCTGCAATGATCTGCTGGCTACGATATCTATTTCGCTCCACACAGCGATAGAAAACAGTTCCGAATATAAAGCGAATTTTATCAGTACGTAGCATTATCCCTTTTGCTGTAAAGTCGCCATGACACCTAGCAACTTGGGTGTGGGCAAATCTGTTCAGGGTTAGAATCGCTTTTAGTTGTTAATGACACAATGATCAGTAACCTATGTAAATTTATAAATACACGTCAAGTTGCGAAAATATTGTAGCAAAGTGGATTTTTCCTGAATCCTTTCCCATGGTTTATCCACTGTTATGAAAATGAAAATCATAACAGATGAGCGAACTGGTACAGGTTGTTCTCATGCAGTCACACCAGTAGTTTCCGGCAACAGGATGTCGGATTGGTTGAGAGTTGAAGGACAGTTCAACACAATCATTCTCCAGGGAAGAGTTATGAAATCACAACTTAATAAAATTACAATTGCTATCTCGCTAGGTTCACTCTTTACACTTACTGCTTTGCCGAGCGTGGCCGCTGAAATGGTCAGCGTGACTGACCCGGCAGTGCTGCAGCAGGGGATTAGCGCGCAGTCGGCAACACCGCTGGCGACGCGTTTTCAGCCGGTCAAAACCATCACTTTACCGAACGGTACTCAAAAAGTGCGTTACCAGCAGGTCTATCAGGGTATTCCGGTGTTTAACACGGCGGTGACCGCGACGGTTAGTGCGCAGGGAGCCAGCCAGGTGCACGGGATGATGGCTCAGGGATTGCAACAGGATATTGCGGCGATTTCACCGAAACTGGACGCCCAGCAGGCGCTGGCGATTGCCAAGCAGCAAGTGAAACGAGCGGTGAAAGGTATGGGTGCTAAAGGGGAATTGACTGAAAACGAGCAAACTCGATTGATGATTCGCCTGGATGATAATGATGTCGCCCGCCTGGTGTATCTGGTCAATTTCCTGATCTTGGATGAAACGCCGTCTCGTCCGTATTTCTTCATTGATGCTAACAGCGGTGAGATTATCGAACGTTGGGAAGGTCTGGCTCATGCCAAGGCGCACGGGACAGGCCCAGGCGGGAACCAGAAGACGGGTCAATATCAGTTCGGGATTGACTACCCACCGCTCGATATTGAGAAAGTCGGTACCACCTGTACCATGATCAACGATGCCGTTAAAACCGTGAATCTGAATGGCGGTACTTCTGGCTCGACTCCTTTCAGTTATGAGTGTGCCACCGACGATAACGTCAATGCGTATAAGCCAATCAATGGCGCGTATTCTCCGCTCAATGATGCCCATTATTTCGGGAAAGTCGTCTTTGACATGTACAAGGACTGGCTCAACACTGCGCCGCTGACCTTCCAGCTGACCATGCGGGTGCATTACAGCAGCAACTATGAAAATGCTTTCTGGGATGGCCAGGCGATGACCTTTGGTGACGGGCAGAACACTTTCTACCCGCTGGTCGATATTAACGTCAGTGCCCACGAGGTCAGCCACGGCTTTACCGAGCAAAACTCCGGGCTGGTTTACCGTAACATGTCCGGCGGGATCAACGAGGCCTTCTCTGATATTGCCGGGGAAGCCGCGGAGTATTACATGCGTGGTACAGTTGACTGGGTTGTCGGCAGCGACATCTTCAAGCAAGAAGGCGGCTTACGCTATTTCGATCAGCCTTCAAAAGACGGCCGGTCGATCGACCACGCCTCGCAATACACCAGCGGCTTGAATGTTCACTATTCCAGCGGTGTCTTCAACCGTGCGTATTACCTGCTGGCGAATAAAGCCGGGTGGGATCCCCGTAAAGGCTTTGAAGTGTTTGCGGTGGCAAACCAGCTGTACTGGACGGCCAATTCAACTTTTGATCAGGGGGGCTGTGGTGTCGTGAAAGCTGCCGGTGATCTGGGCTATAACAGTGATGATGTGATCAGCGCCTTTGCAACCGTCGGTGTGAATGCTGCGTGCGGCACACCCCCTCCGGGTGGCGACGAGTTGAAGAACGGCGAGCCGATCAGCGGGCTTTCCGGCGCCTCAGGCAGTGAAATCCATTACTCCTTTACTGCTGCTGTCAATGCTTCGGCCCGAATCGCAATGAGCGGCGGCACTGGCGATGCGGATCTATACGTGAAAGCCGGGAGCAAGCCGACAACGCAGTCCTGGGATTGCCGCCCATACCGGAGCGGGAATAATGAAACTTGCACCGTGAATGTGGCCGCCGGGCAAACTTACTATGTCATGATGAAAGGCTATCGCCAGTATTCCGGCGTCACGTTAAGCCTGAACTACTAACGTTCAGATTGGCCTTGAGCTATCAACCAGCCGCAGCTCCCGGAGCTGCGGCTGGTTGGGTTCTACGGGGCTCATGAGTGACCGGACGGACGCGATGGTTCAACTGGCGTCATTGCCCACCTGAAACAGTAAGACCTGCTGATCGGCCAGCCGCAGCAGATATGGGTAAGGAGAGATGCTTCCTTGTTTGACCTGAGCCTCAAACCGGGCTTTTTCTGCTTCGCTCTTAAAGTGCATATCGCCGCCCGTCCATTCATACGCCGGTTCATAGACGTAGGTATTGGCATAGCGAGATTGCTTCAGTTGGGCTTCCAGGGCTTGGTCATAGTAAGCGTAGGAGACGACAAAATAACGATCCGCAGCTGGCACACCCGGAATCGGTAATTGTCCTTCGATGATCTCCGGCTCATAAATAAAGCCGTGACGTCGGAGATAGCAGCTGCGCAGGTGATCCGGCGCTTCGAGGTAATCCAGATTAAACGTTTCACTGTCGAGATAGGCCTGGCACGCTGGGGTATGGTTATCCCAGATGGCAGTGAACTTGGTGATATCGCCGAATACACTGTCTTCATACTCAAAAATTTTGTGCTCATTGCCGGGGTATGCTTTCCGGATGGCATCGGTTAGTTTTGCCTGCACCCGGGTATAGGCTGTTTCGATGGTTTCGGATTCGGAGAACGGCTCAATAAACAGGACGACGTTTGATTTGTAATGGCCAAACAGTTGATCGTATTTGCTGGTGGCGAAGAAGAAAGATGCAATATCGAGATTACTTAACCCCTTCATGTACATCATGAAAGAAGTGAGCGCGATCAGGTTATTATGGTCAGCCATGTCGCGGTAATAATCCTTGGAAAGCGTATCCAGGTTATTGTGACGATTGGGCTCTTTTTGGGTGCCTAAATAAAACAGCTGCATGGCGGTGCTGTATTGCTCATCGTCATCTGTCGGGATGACGGCGTCCTCTGCGGGAATGACTTCCTGTTCCAGGGCATCTGCCAGCCGGACGGTACTGCAACCGGCAAGCCAACAACAGGTGAGGAGGAGGAGAAGATTTCTGATCATGATGTTTATTTCTTATGGTTGTTTCGGAAAAGCAGTGCAGCAGGGGGCACTTATGATAAATCCGGACGCATATTAGCTTATATATCAAAAGGTTAAAATGGCCAAGCGCTGTATTCGCTGATATGCCCATAAAATTGTGAAGATAAGCTTGAAGCTTTACAGGTAATGCTGCTGATCGTCAGTGATTGGCGCTTGTTGTGAAAGAGCGGCCACTTGCGAATGCAGTGGCCGCTCTGGTCCCGGTACCCATTATATGGCCCTGAACGCAAGCAACTGCGCGATCAACTGCGACTTCTCAATGACCGTTACGGCTTTTCCGCGGCGCAGCGCGACTTGCTCATTGCTTACCTCCTTCTCGCCGACAATCAGGATATTGGGGATCTTCAGCTGGTGAAAGCGTTTGATCTTCCGCGATACCGAGCAATTGCTGTGATCGGTCATGACCGGCAAATCGGCCGCTTTGAGCAATTCCGCCAGTGCATCGGCATACTCGGCCGCCGCTTCATTCACCGGGGCAATGGCTGCCGGAAGCGGATGGATCCACTTCGGCAACGCGCCCTGAGTGACTTCCAGCAGCATGCCGATCCAACGTTCAATCGAGCCATACATTGCCTGGTGCAAAATCACCGGGTGCTCGCGCTCTCCGGCAGCATTGGTGAAGGCAACCTCGAAACGGCCCGGCAGATTAAAGTCGAGCTGGATTGTCCCACATTGCCACTCACGGCCGAGACTGTCCTGCAGCGCCAGCTCAATCTTGGGCCCGTAAAAGGAGCCTTCACCGACTTGTAGTTCATAATCCATCGATTCATCCCGGCACACCTCCATCAGGATGTGTTCGGCCTGATGCCAGAGGGCTTCATCGCCCAACGCTGCTTCGGGGCGCGTTGAGATTTTCACCGCGAGCTGCTGATAGCCGTACTGGCGATACACCTGCCGGGCCCGTTCCAGGAACTGGCTGACTTCGTGTTTGACCTGAGACCAGGCGCAAAACACGTGGGCATCATCCTGCGTGAATTGGCGCAGCCGTAAGCATCCGTTCAGTGCGCCTGAGGCTTCATTGCGGTGGACTAATCCGAACTCGAACAGCTTGACGGGCAGATCCCGGTAACTGTGTACGCCGCGTTTGAACAGCAGGATATGGCCCGGGCAGGACATCGGCTTGAGGGCATAGTCCTGCTCGCCTGCCGGATCGCCGCCGAAGAACATATCTTCGCCGTACATCGCCAGGTGGCCGGATGTTTGCCATAACTCCTTTTTCAGGAATTGCGGTGTGCGCACTTCCTCAAAACCGTATTGCAAATAAAGCTCGCGGATATGCTGCTGAATGTCCTGAAACAGACGCCAACCGTTCGGGTGCCAGAAGATCATGCCCGGTCCCTGGGGCTCGGAGTGGAACAGGTCGAGTTGTTGTGCGATTTCACGATGCGTTTTCATAAAGGTCTCCTTGGATTGTGAGACTCTGAGCGAAACGCAGGAAGCGGATATAGAAAACCCTCTGGCGAATCGCTCAGAGGGTTGAAGAAAAAGAACTCGAACCTACCCCCCGAACAACCTGGTGGTTTCGGTGGTGGTGGTTTGCTGGATCGGCATCGCCGATTGTCGGTTCGAGATATTTTTCATCATGATCAAATTAGTAACAGACTGTTTTTGAGAAGACAATCACTTTTTGTTAGCCCGCTGCGTTATTGTTGAGAATGATTTTGTCGACCGAGCATTTACGGTCTTGCTCTAAAGCAAACCGCAGTGCATTGAAGACGTTGCGCGCCGTCATATTGCGGGGAGCACTTGCTTCTCGAAGCTCGTGCCAATCGGCTTCATTAAGCGGTGAGGGATTATCGAAATCATTGGGATAAATCGCGATCACCCGGATCCCTTTCACTCTTAACCGCGTCCGCAATCGGTCGGCAAAGGTCGACTGTGCTGCTTTTGCCGCGCTAAACGCATCGTTGCTGGTGGGATGGCCGTCATTGGGCAGGCTTGCCGTGCTGTTGATAAAGACGATATCGGCCGCGTCGGATTTTTCAATCAATGGTAACAAATGTTTGGTGAGCAACATGCTGCCGGTTGCGGTTGAGTTCATGGTTTGCAGGATATCCAGATCGTCACTGCCTAAGAACGATTTGGGCGGCCAGTAGGACGCATTGTTGATCAGCAGATCGATTGTGGTGCGTTGCTCGCGCAGTTGTGAGGTGAGCGCGGCAATCTGCTCCGGCTGGGTGATATCGAGTGGATAACACTGGATCTGGCAATGGGGCGAGACACGGTGAACCAAGGCGGCTGTTTGCTCCGCCTTTGCTTGTGTTCGGGCCGTGAGGATTAAGTTGGCCTGCGCTTTAGCAAACTGAATGGCGAGGGTTTGGCCAAAATCGGGGCTCGCCCCGGTGATTAAAACTGTTTTATTGTGGTAGTTCATTTGATGCTCCTATTGTCCGAAATCGGGGTTGAGATCGGGTTCGGGTTGAACAAGATTTCGGCCAGGATAAAACCTCAAGCGCAGTTGAGGTAAAGTGTTTTTTCAAAAAGAAAAGGCCGCAATGCGGCCTTTGTCATGCTCTCGGTGTGGTTTCCCTGACGTGGCGGGAATGGTCAGTGTCAGGCGGCGAACTCATCGCTGAACAGATCGGCAAATCCGATGCCGTTGAGGGCACAACGTTCGTCGATATCCGACAGATCCCCGCTCACGCCCACGGCCCCGACGACATTTTGCTGGGCATCGCGGATCAACAGGCCGCCGGGCACAGGGACCATGTTGCCGTGGGCGAGCACGTTCACGGCAGAAATAAACGCGGGACGAGCGTCTGCATCTTGCGCCAGTTTTCTCGATGAACACCCCAGGGCCAGAGCGCCCCAGGCTTTCGCGATGGCGATGTCCGGACGCATCATACTGGCACCATCCTGGCGTTGCAGCGAGATGAGTTTTCCGCCGCTGTCGAGTACTGCGACAGTGAGCGGGGCCGTGTTCGACTGGATACCCGCCTCAAAGGTGCCATGCGTGATGGCTAGCGCTTGTTGTAGACTTAAACTTCCCATGTTTACTCCTGATTTCTGTTAATTATACCAATCACAGTAAGTAAATGATTAGAAACTAGCGTAGGAAAAACGCTTGAGAACAAGGCAGAATTTTTTGATAAGTAGTTATTCTACAATCAAAAATTCTAACGCAGTTAGCGAGCGTTTTAACAAGCTAGGATGACCAGTTACTCACTACGATTGGTATCAAGCTGCTCCTTGCAGCAGCGCATAACTGGGTAGAGTCAGGAAGTTGGCGAAGGCGTCAGCTGTGGACAGTTTATAAAAAAGGTCAGCGGTTTCTTTAAACCGACCCGCAGCATAACGCGTATCACCAACTTCCTGTTTTATGGTCTCCAGCTCCTGATAGAGCCAGGTCTGAAAGAGTTCCGCCGTAAAGCGTTGCCCGTCATCGAGCGTGATCCCGTGATGGATCCACTGCCAGATGTTGGCGCGGGAGATCTCCGCGGTGGCAGCATCTTCCATCAGGCCGTAAATCGGCACACAACCCATGCCCTGGATCCAGGCTTCGATGTAATAGAGCGCAATCCGGATGTTTTTCCGCACCCCGGCTTCATCGCGGGTGCCGGGGCAGGGTTGCAGCAGCAACTCGGCGGGGATCGGATGCGTCGGGCTCTGGAAGTTCAGCTGGTTGGGCTGACCGTCCAGGTATTGGTTAAAGACAGACATCGCCAGATCGACCAAAGCAGGGTGGGCGACCCAAGTGCCGTCATGGCCGTTGCGCGCTTCCCGCGCCTTGTCTTCAATGACCTTGGCGGTGACCTTTTCCATCTCGGCCGGATCTTTGGCCGGAATAAAGGCAGACATGCCGCCCATCGCCAGGGCGCCGCGGGCGTGGCAGGTGCGCACCAGTAACTGGCTGTAGGCATTGAGGAACGGCTGATCCATCCCGATCCCATGGCGATCGGGCAGGATCCGATCGGGATGCTTCTTCAACGTTTTGATGTAGCTGAAAATATAGTCCCAGCGGCCGCAGTTCATCGCCACGATGTGATCTTTCATCGCATACAGCATCTCTTCCATCTGGAATACGGCGGGCAGGGTTTCGATCAGCACCGTGGCCCGGATCGTCCCGCGCGCAACGTCAAAATGATCTTCGGTAAAGCGGAACACATCGTCCCACCACTGCGCCTCTTCCATGCTTTCCAGTTTCGGAATGTAGTAGTACACCCCGAGACCTTGCTCGGCACGGGCTTGGTAGTTGTGAAAAAAGTACAGCGCGAAGTCCATCAGGCAACCCGGGATCGGCTGACCATTGAACGTGATTGATTGCTCCGGCAGGTGCAGGCCTCGCGGGCGGGCAATCAAAAGGGCAGGGTCGTCATTCAGCGTATAGTGTTTATTTTTTTGTTTATCGTGAAAGCTGATCGTTCCCCGGTTGGCATCGCGCAGATTGATTTGCCCTTCAACCATATTTTCCCAGGTTGGCGAAGAGGCATCTTCAAAGCAGCACATGAAGACCTTGGCGCCGGAATTGAGCGCATTGATCACCATTTTGCGATCAACCGGTCCGGTAATTTCCACCCGACGATCCTGCAATGCTGGCGGAATGGGGGCAACCTGCCA
It encodes the following:
- a CDS encoding SDR family NAD(P)-dependent oxidoreductase; the encoded protein is MNYHNKTVLITGASPDFGQTLAIQFAKAQANLILTARTQAKAEQTAALVHRVSPHCQIQCYPLDITQPEQIAALTSQLREQRTTIDLLINNASYWPPKSFLGSDDLDILQTMNSTATGSMLLTKHLLPLIEKSDAADIVFINSTASLPNDGHPTSNDAFSAAKAAQSTFADRLRTRLRVKGIRVIAIYPNDFDNPSPLNEADWHELREASAPRNMTARNVFNALRFALEQDRKCSVDKIILNNNAAG
- a CDS encoding linear amide C-N hydrolase, with the protein product MCTRILNNIDNKHVAVARNMDWEFHLNATLLLTPAGGQAIGMSKSERKKEGLCKSQVLKWKVKYTSVATLLGDQDNGFGFCDGMNEKGLVANVLYDTNSSFHQGPLTENEKGLSVLRWGQFILDRFASVQEVVSYFSSPAREIDICLFGSNVPGDPNAPAQLHAAISDHRGDSAILEVHQGKLTIYHDRQNTVMTNEPDYQTQLELATYWRYQWNQTDTLNNTPVFTVPGGHTSVQRFERASYYRMLQNTDLQNVDRVAQVGAMISPCKVPQGFEALHPMNLEECLEKKAGITFNSFTLWTNISDCHHKRYYLQSNNNIQTVWVEIPKSLKQARAITLDAQFRASQTMGDIMQDMTPVKYNPLHIA
- the thrS gene encoding threonine--tRNA ligase, with amino-acid sequence MSASCVSLRVSQSKETFMKTHREIAQQLDLFHSEPQGPGMIFWHPNGWRLFQDIQQHIRELYLQYGFEEVRTPQFLKKELWQTSGHLAMYGEDMFFGGDPAGEQDYALKPMSCPGHILLFKRGVHSYRDLPVKLFEFGLVHRNEASGALNGCLRLRQFTQDDAHVFCAWSQVKHEVSQFLERARQVYRQYGYQQLAVKISTRPEAALGDEALWHQAEHILMEVCRDESMDYELQVGEGSFYGPKIELALQDSLGREWQCGTIQLDFNLPGRFEVAFTNAAGEREHPVILHQAMYGSIERWIGMLLEVTQGALPKWIHPLPAAIAPVNEAAAEYADALAELLKAADLPVMTDHSNCSVSRKIKRFHQLKIPNILIVGEKEVSNEQVALRRGKAVTVIEKSQLIAQLLAFRAI
- a CDS encoding M4 family metallopeptidase, producing the protein MKSQLNKITIAISLGSLFTLTALPSVAAEMVSVTDPAVLQQGISAQSATPLATRFQPVKTITLPNGTQKVRYQQVYQGIPVFNTAVTATVSAQGASQVHGMMAQGLQQDIAAISPKLDAQQALAIAKQQVKRAVKGMGAKGELTENEQTRLMIRLDDNDVARLVYLVNFLILDETPSRPYFFIDANSGEIIERWEGLAHAKAHGTGPGGNQKTGQYQFGIDYPPLDIEKVGTTCTMINDAVKTVNLNGGTSGSTPFSYECATDDNVNAYKPINGAYSPLNDAHYFGKVVFDMYKDWLNTAPLTFQLTMRVHYSSNYENAFWDGQAMTFGDGQNTFYPLVDINVSAHEVSHGFTEQNSGLVYRNMSGGINEAFSDIAGEAAEYYMRGTVDWVVGSDIFKQEGGLRYFDQPSKDGRSIDHASQYTSGLNVHYSSGVFNRAYYLLANKAGWDPRKGFEVFAVANQLYWTANSTFDQGGCGVVKAAGDLGYNSDDVISAFATVGVNAACGTPPPGGDELKNGEPISGLSGASGSEIHYSFTAAVNASARIAMSGGTGDADLYVKAGSKPTTQSWDCRPYRSGNNETCTVNVAAGQTYYVMMKGYRQYSGVTLSLNY
- a CDS encoding GlcG/HbpS family heme-binding protein; its protein translation is MGSLSLQQALAITHGTFEAGIQSNTAPLTVAVLDSGGKLISLQRQDGASMMRPDIAIAKAWGALALGCSSRKLAQDADARPAFISAVNVLAHGNMVPVPGGLLIRDAQQNVVGAVGVSGDLSDIDERCALNGIGFADLFSDEFAA
- the aceB gene encoding malate synthase A; amino-acid sequence: MLTPETDKAPGACLAVRGSTHNEEYQAILSPEALDFLGKLVSEFGERRNGLLAERDRKQQRFDAGALPDFREDTQAIRNDKSWQVAPIPPALQDRRVEITGPVDRKMVINALNSGAKVFMCCFEDASSPTWENMVEGQINLRDANRGTISFHDKQKNKHYTLNDDPALLIARPRGLHLPEQSITFNGQPIPGCLMDFALYFFHNYQARAEQGLGVYYYIPKLESMEEAQWWDDVFRFTEDHFDVARGTIRATVLIETLPAVFQMEEMLYAMKDHIVAMNCGRWDYIFSYIKTLKKHPDRILPDRHGIGMDQPFLNAYSQLLVRTCHARGALAMGGMSAFIPAKDPAEMEKVTAKVIEDKAREARNGHDGTWVAHPALVDLAMSVFNQYLDGQPNQLNFQSPTHPIPAELLLQPCPGTRDEAGVRKNIRIALYYIEAWIQGMGCVPIYGLMEDAATAEISRANIWQWIHHGITLDDGQRFTAELFQTWLYQELETIKQEVGDTRYAAGRFKETADLFYKLSTADAFANFLTLPSYALLQGAA